Proteins from a genomic interval of Clostridium sp. AN503:
- a CDS encoding HD domain-containing protein, translating into MDTLEKQLEFIKQAEGLKSVLREAWTTTGRRESTAEHSWRLALLAGLLAPNFGVDMGRTLMMCLVHDLGELYMGDISAATNPDETLKHAEEERDVRHVLSLLPETQGQELLSLWQEYNTCSTPEARLVKALDKAETIIQHNQGENPSDFDYDFNLDYGKQYFSDSPLLLKLRELLDHETAVHIKEMKETES; encoded by the coding sequence ATGGATACATTAGAAAAGCAGCTGGAATTTATCAAACAGGCGGAAGGCCTCAAGTCTGTCCTCCGCGAAGCATGGACCACTACCGGACGCAGAGAAAGTACGGCGGAACATTCCTGGCGCCTCGCCCTTCTGGCCGGACTGCTCGCCCCGAACTTCGGGGTGGACATGGGCAGGACACTGATGATGTGTCTGGTCCATGACCTGGGAGAACTCTACATGGGAGATATCTCAGCAGCCACCAACCCTGACGAGACACTAAAACATGCCGAGGAAGAACGGGATGTGCGGCATGTGCTTTCTCTGCTCCCTGAAACCCAGGGGCAGGAGCTTCTGTCCCTGTGGCAGGAATATAACACTTGCTCTACGCCGGAAGCCCGTCTTGTCAAAGCCCTCGACAAGGCCGAAACCATTATCCAGCACAACCAGGGGGAAAACCCCTCCGATTTTGACTATGACTTCAATCTTGATTATGGCAAACAGTATTTTTCTGACAGCCCGCTGCTGCTCAAGCTCCGGGAGCTGCTGGACCATGAAACAGCCGTCCATATCAAAGAGATGAAGGAAACGGAATCGTGA
- a CDS encoding GH25 family lysozyme: MRKKNIFKIILCLAALLAAAAVLWIYAVYHGYLLLNHPSKTRFPVRGVDVSHYQGSIDWEVLSQEDIQFAYIKATEGSRHRDDRFLENWEAVKETELKAGAYHFFSFDSPGESQAQNFIDAVNAGFEGAGPVGEDHKGADADGTDLIRVNREAGGMLPPVVDVEYYADKKQNPPAVEDVQRELQIMLDALEQYYGMKPVVYSTEEVWEKYLNGCFDAYPLWIRNVFYRPAVPDEKWTFWQYSNRGRLKGYSGAEEYIDLNVFNGSEAEWEEFCHPV; the protein is encoded by the coding sequence ATGAGAAAAAAGAATATTTTTAAAATCATATTATGTCTGGCAGCGCTTCTGGCCGCTGCCGCAGTACTTTGGATATACGCAGTATACCATGGCTATCTGCTTCTGAACCATCCATCCAAAACGCGGTTTCCAGTCCGCGGCGTTGATGTCTCCCATTATCAGGGGAGCATTGACTGGGAGGTGCTGTCACAGGAGGATATCCAATTTGCATATATCAAGGCGACGGAGGGAAGCCGCCATCGGGACGACAGGTTTTTGGAGAACTGGGAGGCGGTAAAGGAAACAGAGCTGAAGGCTGGAGCCTATCATTTCTTCAGCTTTGACAGTCCGGGAGAAAGCCAGGCTCAAAATTTTATAGATGCGGTGAATGCGGGCTTTGAAGGTGCAGGTCCTGTGGGCGAGGACCATAAGGGCGCCGATGCAGATGGAACAGATCTTATCCGGGTAAACAGGGAAGCCGGTGGAATGCTGCCGCCAGTAGTAGATGTAGAGTATTATGCGGATAAAAAACAGAACCCTCCCGCGGTGGAGGACGTTCAAAGGGAGCTTCAGATCATGCTGGACGCCCTTGAACAGTATTATGGAATGAAACCGGTCGTTTACTCCACGGAGGAAGTCTGGGAGAAATACTTAAACGGTTGTTTTGATGCGTATCCGTTGTGGATTCGCAATGTTTTTTATCGGCCTGCGGTTCCGGATGAGAAATGGACCTTCTGGCAGTACAGCAACCGCGGGCGGCTGAAGGGCTACTCGGGTGCGGAGGAATATATTGATCTGAATGTTTTTAACGGCAGCGAGGCGGAATGGGAAGAATTTTGTCATCCGGTATGA
- the trpB gene encoding tryptophan synthase subunit beta: MDYRTYLKNYPDENGRFGPYGGAYLTDELIPAFEEIADAYQTICHSSQFINELRRIRKEFQGRPTPVYHCERLSKQLGNCQIYLKREDLNHTGAHKLNHCMGEGLLAKFMGKKRLIAETGAGQHGVALATAAAFFGLECEIHMGEVDIAKQAPNVTRMKILGAKVVPVTHGLKTLKEAVDSAFESYAKNYKDSIYCIGSALGPHPFPLMVRDFQSVVGYEARDQFFEMTGMMPDEVCACVGGGSNSIGMFIPFLDDPVDITGVEPLGRGERLGDHAASMKFGEKGVMHGFESIMLKDEAGEPAPVYSIASGLDYPSVGPEHAFLHDLGRVRYETVDDEQAMDAFFKLSRLEGIIPAIESAHAVAYAMRRAKEMKKGSILVCLSGRGDKDIDYVVEHYGYGDQFFK; this comes from the coding sequence ATGGATTACAGAACATACTTGAAAAATTACCCGGACGAGAACGGGAGATTCGGACCTTATGGCGGGGCATACTTGACGGATGAGCTGATCCCGGCATTTGAGGAGATTGCGGACGCATACCAGACTATCTGTCATTCCTCTCAGTTTATCAATGAGCTGCGGAGGATCCGCAAGGAATTCCAGGGGCGGCCCACGCCGGTGTATCACTGCGAGCGGCTGTCCAAGCAGCTGGGGAACTGCCAGATCTATTTGAAGCGTGAGGATTTAAACCATACCGGAGCGCACAAGCTGAACCACTGTATGGGCGAGGGGCTTTTGGCGAAGTTTATGGGGAAGAAGCGTCTGATCGCCGAGACCGGGGCAGGGCAGCACGGGGTGGCGCTGGCGACTGCGGCGGCATTTTTCGGGCTGGAGTGCGAGATACATATGGGCGAGGTGGATATTGCAAAGCAGGCTCCCAATGTGACCAGGATGAAGATCCTCGGCGCTAAGGTGGTGCCGGTCACCCATGGACTGAAGACCTTAAAGGAAGCGGTGGACTCTGCTTTTGAATCCTATGCGAAGAATTATAAGGATTCTATTTACTGCATTGGTTCTGCGCTGGGGCCGCATCCGTTCCCGCTGATGGTGCGTGATTTCCAGTCCGTGGTCGGTTATGAGGCCAGGGACCAGTTCTTTGAGATGACGGGGATGATGCCGGATGAGGTCTGCGCCTGCGTGGGCGGCGGCAGCAACTCCATCGGCATGTTTATACCATTTTTGGATGATCCTGTGGATATCACGGGTGTGGAGCCTCTGGGCAGAGGGGAAAGGCTGGGGGATCATGCGGCATCCATGAAGTTCGGGGAAAAGGGCGTTATGCACGGGTTTGAGAGCATCATGCTGAAGGATGAGGCGGGCGAACCGGCGCCGGTGTATTCTATTGCCAGCGGACTGGATTATCCGTCGGTAGGACCGGAGCATGCATTCCTGCACGACCTGGGACGGGTAAGATATGAGACGGTGGATGATGAGCAGGCCATGGATGCATTCTTTAAGCTGTCACGGCTGGAGGGCATCATTCCTGCGATCGAGAGCGCTCACGCTGTTGCCTATGCCATGAGACGTGCCAAGGAGATGAAAAAAGGCTCCATCCTTGTGTGCTTAAGCGGCCGCGGGGACAAGGATATTGACTATGTGGTGGAGCATTATGGATATGGAGACCAGTTCTTCAAGTAA
- a CDS encoding DUF1847 domain-containing protein, translating into MIYTCASCTVHGCSEAAPEKLPANCPMRNQALMDGIFKEYGKPEVHDFYVACSEIEALGYGQWTRLEETMQFCSRMGYHRIGLAFCRGLRREAKIVEKVLRVHGFEVVSVICKVGGISKEQVGIPEEHKLHPGEFEPMCNPMAQAVLLNEQKTEFNIALGLCVGHDSVFCKNSDAYVTTLVAKDRVLAHNPCGAVYVAEGYYKKRLGL; encoded by the coding sequence ATGATATACACATGTGCAAGCTGTACGGTCCATGGATGCAGTGAGGCAGCGCCGGAGAAGCTTCCGGCCAACTGTCCCATGAGGAATCAGGCGTTGATGGATGGGATTTTTAAAGAATATGGGAAGCCGGAGGTCCATGACTTCTATGTGGCCTGCTCGGAGATCGAAGCGCTGGGCTATGGGCAGTGGACCAGGCTGGAGGAGACCATGCAGTTCTGCAGCCGCATGGGCTATCACAGGATCGGCCTTGCATTCTGCAGGGGACTGCGCAGGGAGGCGAAGATCGTGGAGAAGGTACTGCGCGTTCATGGGTTCGAGGTGGTTTCCGTCATCTGTAAGGTTGGAGGAATCTCCAAGGAGCAGGTGGGGATTCCGGAAGAGCACAAACTGCATCCCGGTGAGTTCGAGCCAATGTGCAACCCCATGGCACAGGCGGTACTCCTCAACGAACAGAAAACAGAGTTCAATATTGCGCTGGGGCTGTGCGTGGGACATGATTCTGTGTTCTGCAAGAATTCGGACGCCTATGTGACTACCCTGGTCGCAAAAGACCGGGTGCTGGCCCATAATCCCTGTGGAGCGGTTTATGTGGCGGAAGGGTATTATAAAAAGCGGCTGGGGTTGTGA
- a CDS encoding CCA tRNA nucleotidyltransferase, with product MQIQIPRQVEQIIEKLNENGYEAYAVGGCVRDTLLGRVPEDWDITTSARPDQVKKLFRRTIDTGIQHGTVTIMMDRNGYEVTTYRIDGEYEDGRHPKQVEFTKNLLEDLRRRDFTINAMAYSHETGIVDAFGGMEDLELGVIRCVGEAMERFTEDALRILRAIRFSAQLGFAIEEQTWDAISVIAPNLAKVSRERVQMELTKLLCSKHPERIREVYETGISQYVSPAFAGLPREKVRIPAELPAVKYVRWAAFLRCAKQADAERAADTAAGILRDLKLDNDTIGKVKTLVFWSGAELPADAEAVRRIMSRMEPEVWDVLMDLNEYGADIRALTAQIRSDGDCLSLKELAVKGQDLIEAGVKPGKGIGEILARMLDHVLACPEDNQRDVLLKKFCG from the coding sequence ATGCAGATACAGATCCCCCGGCAGGTGGAGCAGATTATAGAAAAACTTAACGAGAACGGCTATGAGGCATATGCCGTAGGCGGGTGTGTCCGGGATACGCTCCTGGGACGGGTACCGGAGGATTGGGATATCACGACTTCCGCCAGGCCGGACCAGGTCAAGAAGCTGTTTCGGAGGACCATTGATACGGGGATCCAGCATGGAACGGTGACGATCATGATGGACCGGAATGGTTATGAGGTGACCACTTACCGGATTGATGGGGAATACGAGGACGGACGGCATCCCAAGCAGGTGGAGTTTACGAAGAATCTGCTGGAGGACCTGCGGCGCAGGGATTTTACCATCAATGCCATGGCCTACAGCCATGAGACCGGGATCGTGGATGCATTTGGCGGTATGGAGGATTTAGAGCTTGGCGTGATCCGCTGTGTGGGGGAAGCCATGGAGCGGTTTACGGAGGACGCCCTGCGGATTTTGAGGGCGATCCGTTTTTCGGCGCAGCTGGGATTTGCGATCGAGGAGCAGACCTGGGATGCCATCTCGGTGATCGCGCCGAATCTGGCAAAGGTGAGCCGGGAGCGGGTGCAGATGGAGCTGACGAAGCTGTTATGCTCGAAGCATCCGGAGCGGATCCGCGAAGTGTATGAGACGGGGATCAGCCAGTATGTTTCTCCGGCATTTGCCGGGCTTCCGAGGGAGAAAGTGAGGATACCGGCTGAGCTTCCGGCGGTGAAATATGTGCGCTGGGCTGCATTTTTGCGATGTGCGAAGCAGGCGGATGCGGAGCGGGCCGCTGATACGGCTGCAGGCATCCTGCGCGACCTGAAGCTTGATAATGACACCATCGGAAAGGTGAAGACCCTGGTATTCTGGTCCGGAGCGGAGCTTCCAGCCGATGCGGAGGCGGTGCGCAGGATCATGAGCCGGATGGAGCCGGAGGTGTGGGACGTGCTGATGGACCTAAATGAGTATGGCGCTGATATCCGTGCGCTGACGGCGCAGATCCGCAGCGACGGGGACTGCCTTTCTTTAAAAGAGCTGGCTGTGAAGGGACAGGATTTGATTGAAGCCGGGGTGAAGCCGGGAAAGGGGATCGGGGAGATCCTTGCCAGGATGCTGGACCATGTGCTGGCATGCCCTGAGGACAACCAGAGGGATGTGCTGCTGAAGAAGTTTTGCGGATGA
- a CDS encoding phospho-sugar mutase, with amino-acid sequence MKDYMKIYQEWLSNPYFDDATKAELKAIENDENDIKERFYMDLEFGTAGLRGIIGAGINRMNIYVVRRATQGLANYIIKQGGQGKGVAIAYDSRRMSPEFADEAARTLAANGIKAYKFESLRPTPELSFAVRELGCIAGINVTASHNPPEYNGYKVYWEDGAQFTPPHDKGVTEEVLAIEDLSTVKTMSAEDAMAAGLYEVIGKEIDDKYIANVKAQVVNQDAIDKMQDSIRIVYTPLHGTGNLPVRRVLKEIGFEHVYVVPEQELPDGNFPTVSYPNPEAEEAFALGLKLAKEKDADLVLATDPDADRLGVYVKDAKSGEYISLTGNMSGSLLCEYVLSQKKAQNAIPADGEVVKSIVSTNLIDAVAAAYDCKLVECLTGFKWIGQQILKEENTGVGHYMFGMEESYGCLIGTYARDKDAVSATVALCEAAAYYKTKDMTLWDAMVAMYEKYGYYKDAVKSIGLSGIEGLAKIQSIMEAFRTNPPAEVGDYKVLSARDYKLDTVRDMATGEVKPTGLPASNVLYYDMNDNAWLCVRPSGTEPKIKFYYGVKGSSLEDADARSAALGDALMAMVDKLL; translated from the coding sequence ATGAAGGATTACATGAAGATTTATCAGGAATGGCTGTCCAACCCGTATTTTGATGATGCCACCAAGGCGGAGTTAAAGGCGATCGAGAATGACGAGAATGACATTAAAGAGCGTTTCTATATGGATCTGGAGTTTGGCACCGCTGGACTGCGCGGCATTATCGGCGCAGGTATCAACCGGATGAACATCTATGTGGTGCGCCGTGCGACCCAGGGTCTTGCAAACTACATCATCAAGCAGGGCGGACAGGGCAAAGGCGTTGCGATCGCATACGATTCCCGCCGCATGTCACCGGAATTTGCAGATGAGGCGGCGCGCACTCTGGCAGCCAACGGGATCAAAGCATACAAGTTTGAATCCCTGCGTCCGACTCCGGAGCTGTCCTTTGCAGTGCGTGAGCTGGGCTGTATTGCAGGCATCAATGTGACGGCGAGCCACAACCCGCCGGAGTACAATGGCTATAAGGTATACTGGGAGGACGGCGCCCAGTTCACCCCGCCTCACGACAAGGGCGTGACCGAGGAGGTTTTAGCGATCGAGGATCTTTCCACTGTGAAGACCATGAGCGCGGAGGATGCCATGGCGGCGGGCCTTTATGAGGTGATCGGCAAGGAGATCGATGACAAGTACATTGCCAATGTCAAGGCGCAGGTGGTGAACCAGGATGCCATTGACAAGATGCAGGACAGCATCAGGATCGTATACACTCCTCTGCACGGCACGGGCAATCTTCCGGTACGCCGTGTTCTGAAGGAGATTGGTTTTGAGCATGTATATGTGGTCCCGGAGCAGGAGCTTCCGGACGGCAATTTCCCGACCGTGAGCTATCCGAACCCGGAGGCTGAGGAAGCATTTGCACTTGGCCTTAAGCTGGCGAAGGAAAAGGATGCGGATCTGGTTCTGGCAACAGACCCGGATGCAGACCGTCTCGGCGTGTATGTGAAGGATGCAAAGTCCGGCGAATATATTTCCCTGACCGGCAATATGTCAGGTTCTCTGCTGTGTGAATATGTTCTCAGCCAGAAGAAGGCGCAGAATGCGATCCCGGCAGACGGCGAGGTGGTAAAGTCTATCGTGAGCACCAATCTGATCGACGCGGTTGCAGCTGCTTATGACTGTAAGCTGGTGGAATGCCTGACTGGATTCAAGTGGATCGGACAGCAGATCCTGAAAGAAGAGAATACCGGTGTGGGACATTATATGTTCGGTATGGAAGAGAGCTACGGCTGTCTGATCGGAACCTATGCGCGCGACAAGGATGCGGTTTCCGCAACGGTTGCCCTGTGTGAGGCTGCGGCTTATTATAAGACAAAGGACATGACCCTGTGGGATGCTATGGTGGCTATGTATGAGAAGTACGGCTATTATAAAGATGCGGTGAAGTCCATCGGCCTGTCCGGTATTGAGGGCCTGGCGAAGATCCAGTCCATCATGGAAGCTTTCCGCACCAATCCGCCGGCAGAAGTGGGCGACTACAAGGTACTTTCTGCCAGGGACTACAAGCTGGATACGGTCAGGGATATGGCGACCGGCGAAGTGAAGCCGACCGGCCTTCCGGCGTCCAATGTGCTTTACTATGATATGAATGACAATGCATGGCTGTGTGTAAGACCTTCTGGTACTGAGCCGAAGATCAAGTTCTATTACGGCGTGAAGGGCAGCTCCTTAGAGGATGCCGATGCGAGATCCGCTGCTCTGGGCGATGCCCTGATGGCGATGGTGGACAAGCTGCTGTAA
- a CDS encoding spore coat protein CotS produces the protein MNDSYLDVLQQYEGETIVVRRGRGAWICERSDGVRLLKEYRGTKKRLEFEEAVIKELQDRGIRSVDQYVRNREGELITTAPDGTKYILKNWFLDRECNLKDGREILACVSRIAELHRALRQIKWQEEWDLGSILPPGLDEEMKRHSREMKRVRTFISNKRKKSDFELCVMQHFEDFYRQALEAQNGLELLGKRQGQDRLFLCHGDLDQHHVLMGCGDVVFIEFNQMHRGSQMTDLYRFMRKVMEKHNWNEHLGLAMMEEYDRILPIEKEDRECLYYLFLYPEKYWKQLNYYYNANKAWIPAKNVEKLKNLEAQQEGRNSFLAKIR, from the coding sequence GTGAACGACAGTTATTTGGACGTTTTGCAGCAGTATGAAGGAGAGACCATCGTGGTCAGACGTGGGCGCGGAGCCTGGATTTGCGAGCGCTCCGACGGGGTCAGGCTTTTAAAAGAATATCGTGGGACTAAAAAACGCCTGGAGTTTGAGGAAGCAGTGATAAAAGAGCTGCAGGACCGTGGCATAAGATCGGTGGACCAGTATGTCCGCAACCGGGAAGGGGAACTGATCACCACTGCACCAGATGGGACAAAATATATTCTGAAGAACTGGTTCCTGGACCGGGAATGCAATTTAAAAGACGGCAGGGAGATTCTGGCGTGTGTGAGCCGGATCGCCGAGCTGCACCGGGCCCTGCGCCAGATCAAATGGCAGGAGGAGTGGGATCTGGGATCGATCCTTCCGCCGGGGCTTGACGAGGAGATGAAGCGCCATAGCCGGGAAATGAAGAGGGTGAGGACTTTTATCAGCAACAAACGGAAAAAGAGCGATTTTGAGCTCTGTGTGATGCAGCATTTTGAGGATTTTTACAGGCAGGCGCTGGAGGCACAGAACGGGCTGGAATTACTTGGAAAAAGGCAGGGCCAGGACCGGCTTTTTTTGTGTCACGGGGACTTGGACCAGCATCATGTGCTGATGGGCTGCGGGGATGTGGTTTTTATTGAATTCAATCAGATGCACCGGGGCAGCCAGATGACGGATCTCTACCGGTTCATGCGTAAAGTTATGGAAAAACACAACTGGAATGAGCATCTGGGGCTTGCCATGATGGAAGAATATGACCGGATCCTGCCTATTGAGAAAGAGGACCGGGAGTGCCTTTACTATCTGTTTTTATATCCGGAGAAATATTGGAAACAGCTCAATTATTATTATAATGCGAATAAGGCCTGGATTCCGGCAAAGAATGTGGAAAAGCTGAAAAATCTGGAAGCCCAGCAGGAAGGGCGCAACAGTTTCCTGGCAAAGATCAGGTAA
- a CDS encoding SH3 domain-containing protein — MRKYHVMMTAVVFAALLSACSGKSGKAATEKSKENAQETVQTETRTPDIQILGETETSAPQETGAPAGTLISGGENAGAAGGIAAGSAETGSAAGSAGAQAAGAEANAAVKAETAAVKETEAVKVYSVEAFETTMYAASAVNVRANYTTQSDVLTSLSPGQKVKVTGRSANGWMRIIYNGKDAFVYEKYLSDSAPKQSAAGPIPVENKTSGTSQTESVSPGTVVAPGGSSDTSFMTPGNVTIVDPLPGGTSVPGGASAPGGASVPGGTSPGPGPGASGSMGGGPGGSQGSSSPMAGPGM, encoded by the coding sequence ATGAGAAAATACCATGTTATGATGACTGCCGTTGTGTTTGCTGCGCTTTTGTCGGCCTGTTCGGGTAAGTCCGGGAAAGCGGCGACTGAGAAATCAAAAGAGAATGCGCAGGAGACAGTGCAGACGGAGACAAGAACGCCGGACATTCAGATATTGGGAGAGACGGAGACTTCTGCACCGCAGGAAACCGGCGCACCGGCGGGCACGTTGATCTCCGGTGGTGAAAACGCCGGGGCAGCAGGAGGGATTGCAGCGGGCAGCGCCGAAACAGGCAGCGCAGCGGGAAGCGCGGGAGCCCAGGCGGCAGGGGCGGAGGCGAATGCAGCCGTGAAAGCAGAGACAGCTGCGGTCAAAGAGACGGAAGCGGTGAAGGTTTATTCCGTGGAGGCGTTTGAGACGACTATGTACGCCGCGTCTGCAGTCAATGTACGGGCCAATTATACGACCCAGTCCGATGTGCTGACCAGTCTGTCACCGGGACAGAAGGTCAAAGTGACCGGTCGCTCGGCCAATGGATGGATGCGCATTATTTATAACGGCAAGGACGCATTTGTGTATGAAAAGTATTTGAGCGACAGCGCACCCAAACAGAGTGCGGCTGGGCCGATCCCCGTAGAGAATAAGACGTCGGGGACGTCACAGACAGAAAGCGTGTCACCGGGTACCGTGGTGGCGCCGGGCGGTTCCTCCGATACGTCCTTTATGACGCCGGGGAATGTGACTATTGTGGACCCGCTGCCGGGTGGGACGTCAGTACCGGGTGGAGCATCGGCGCCGGGCGGCGCGTCGGTACCGGGTGGGACATCACCGGGACCAGGTCCGGGCGCTTCCGGCAGCATGGGCGGCGGACCGGGCGGCAGCCAGGGAAGTTCATCCCCGATGGCTGGCCCCGGAATGTGA
- a CDS encoding RNA-binding domain-containing protein — protein MLPKENTNTEFKEIYTSGVKKEVVAFANTDGGTVYIGVRDNGEVVGVEDSDEVMLQAASALRDAIRPDIMPFVQIQTVAQDHKPVVEIRVQTGTNRPYYLQDKGLRPSGVYVRRGSASQPLSEDGIRAMIVETSGKSYEKERSLNQELTFESLRKEFAARSLEFGEAQLRTLCMTGEDGLYTNLGLLLSDQCEHSIKVAIFQGSDKAVFRSRKEFTGSLLRQLDEVYTFLDLTNKTKATFSGLNRTDIRDYPEEAIRESLLNCIVHRDYSFSGSTLINVYDDRMEFVSLGGLVPGLSKEAIFMGVSQSRNQNLAAVLYRMRLIESYGTGISKIQRLYAGTGAAPVFETAQGAFRTILPNRNEVVQVAHPQPHTAYYEVQRSAQYPDRLAEGHVIYTAGEKRTRRDFDQEKKMVLAYALDNGFITRKDVEELLDIKTTKAFRILKELCEEGRLCQEGNGKLSKYLAVKM, from the coding sequence ATGTTGCCAAAAGAGAACACAAACACGGAGTTTAAGGAGATCTACACATCCGGGGTCAAAAAAGAAGTTGTCGCATTTGCGAATACAGATGGTGGTACGGTATATATTGGCGTCCGCGACAACGGGGAGGTGGTTGGAGTGGAGGACAGCGACGAGGTGATGCTTCAGGCTGCCAGTGCATTGAGAGATGCCATCAGGCCGGATATCATGCCCTTTGTCCAGATACAGACTGTGGCTCAGGACCATAAGCCTGTGGTGGAGATCCGGGTCCAGACAGGGACCAACCGGCCGTATTACCTCCAGGATAAGGGCTTGAGGCCGTCGGGAGTGTATGTCAGGAGAGGAAGCGCTTCCCAGCCCTTGAGTGAAGATGGGATCCGAGCGATGATCGTAGAGACCAGCGGGAAATCTTACGAAAAGGAGCGGAGCCTTAATCAGGAGCTTACCTTTGAAAGCCTCCGAAAAGAATTTGCTGCTCGATCCCTGGAGTTCGGGGAGGCGCAGCTGCGCACACTCTGCATGACGGGAGAGGACGGTCTCTACACGAATCTCGGGCTTCTGCTGTCTGACCAGTGCGAGCACAGCATCAAGGTGGCGATCTTTCAGGGGAGCGACAAAGCGGTTTTCCGGAGCCGGAAAGAATTTACCGGGTCGCTGCTGAGACAGCTGGACGAGGTATACACATTCCTGGATCTGACCAACAAGACAAAAGCAACCTTTTCCGGACTGAACCGGACGGACATCAGGGATTATCCGGAGGAGGCTATCCGGGAGTCGTTACTCAACTGTATTGTGCACCGGGATTATTCCTTCAGCGGGAGCACCCTGATCAATGTGTATGATGACCGGATGGAGTTTGTGTCTCTGGGCGGACTGGTCCCCGGCCTGTCAAAAGAGGCGATCTTTATGGGAGTGTCCCAGTCCAGGAATCAGAACCTGGCCGCAGTCCTATACCGCATGAGACTGATAGAAAGCTATGGGACAGGGATCAGCAAGATCCAGCGGCTGTATGCCGGTACCGGAGCTGCGCCTGTTTTTGAGACTGCACAAGGGGCTTTCAGGACGATCCTGCCGAACAGGAATGAAGTGGTCCAAGTGGCCCATCCACAGCCGCATACCGCATATTATGAGGTGCAGCGCAGCGCGCAGTACCCGGACCGTTTGGCGGAGGGCCATGTTATTTATACTGCCGGGGAAAAAAGAACCAGGCGGGATTTTGACCAGGAAAAGAAGATGGTGCTTGCGTATGCCCTGGACAATGGTTTTATCACCCGGAAGGATGTGGAGGAGCTGCTGGATATAAAAACGACGAAAGCATTCCGCATACTAAAGGAATTGTGTGAGGAAGGCAGGCTCTGCCAGGAGGGCAATGGAAAGCTGAGTAAATATCTGGCAGTAAAAATGTGA
- a CDS encoding glycerophosphodiester phosphodiesterase family protein: MVLVIPGMLTASFLSLFYCCMMPENSRKDRMKAFEKQYIAHRGFHDNKTDCPENTMPAFAKAVENGYGIELDVQLTKDKVPVVVHDYDLKRIAGIDRKVEDCTFAELKDYPLFESEETVPAFQEVLRLVAGRVPVIIELKVERKYRETCELVAAMLDYYHGTYCIESFSPLALWWFKHHRPDVLRGQLATNHRREGLDTPWFMEGILTNCLLNGFCKPDFIAYNYLFTRTFPVTVLRRFYKCKMAAWTIKSQKELEKHRKQFDVFIFENFVPAEGGDKEA, from the coding sequence ATGGTACTTGTGATACCGGGGATGCTGACAGCATCGTTTCTTTCTCTGTTTTACTGCTGCATGATGCCGGAGAACAGCAGAAAAGACAGGATGAAGGCATTTGAAAAACAGTATATTGCCCACAGGGGATTCCATGATAATAAGACAGACTGCCCGGAGAATACCATGCCCGCGTTTGCGAAAGCGGTGGAGAACGGATACGGGATTGAGCTGGACGTCCAGCTGACGAAGGATAAGGTCCCGGTGGTGGTCCACGATTATGACTTAAAGCGGATCGCCGGGATCGACCGGAAGGTGGAGGACTGTACGTTTGCGGAGCTTAAGGATTATCCGCTGTTTGAGTCGGAAGAGACAGTCCCGGCGTTTCAGGAGGTGCTGCGGCTTGTGGCGGGCAGGGTTCCTGTCATCATTGAGCTTAAGGTGGAGCGGAAATACAGGGAGACCTGCGAGCTTGTGGCGGCGATGCTGGATTATTATCATGGTACATACTGTATCGAATCCTTCAGTCCGCTTGCGCTATGGTGGTTCAAGCATCATCGTCCTGATGTGCTGAGGGGACAGCTGGCGACCAACCACCGGAGGGAGGGGCTGGATACTCCGTGGTTTATGGAGGGGATCCTGACCAACTGCCTGCTGAACGGTTTTTGCAAACCGGATTTTATCGCTTATAATTATCTGTTTACCAGGACATTTCCGGTGACGGTGCTGCGCAGGTTTTACAAATGCAAGATGGCGGCGTGGACCATCAAGAGCCAGAAGGAGCTGGAGAAACACAGGAAGCAGTTTGACGTGTTTATATTTGAGAATTTTGTGCCTGCAGAGGGTGGAGATAAGGAAGCATAA